ACAACATGGTCTCCGGCGTGCGCCAGGCGTTGCGCACCACCACCGACAACAGGCAGCGGCTGCGCGCGGCCGTGCAGGCGTTCTTCGATTTCATCGAGCACGACGGCCAGGGCTACCGGCTGATCTTCGAGAACGACTACACGAGCGAGCCCCAGGTCTCCGCGCAGGTCAAGGTGGCCACCGAAGCGTGTACCGATGCGGTGTTCGACCTGATCAGCCGGGACTCCGGGCTGGAGGCCCACCGCGCCAGGATGATCGCGGTCGGCCTGGTGGCCATCAGCGTGGACTGTGCCCGCTACTGGCTCGATGCCGAACGGCCGATCTCGAAAGACGATGCGGTCGACGGCACGGTGCTTTTCGCCTGGGGCGGGCTGTCCCACGTGCCGCTCACCCGTTCTTGATGACCTCCGCGCCGACCACGCCGAACCCCACTCGCCGGACATCGGCCGCGCCGATCTCCACGTAGGCGATCCGCGACGACTGCACGAGGTAACGCCGGCCCTTCTCGTCCGAGAGTGCCAGCACGCTGCCCGCACCCTCGGTGAGCGCGTCGGTCACCACCTTCTCGACCTCACTCGGCGTCTGTGCGCTGTTGAGGACGAGCTCGCGTGGGCTGTCCGAGACACCGATCTTGACCTCCACGCTTGAACCCTTTCGTCGTACCGTCGCTGACTGCTGTCGCTCTCGCAGAAAGGCTAGTGGACGCCACCGCACCCGCGCCGCCCTGGTGATTACGCGCTGCGCGAAGCGGCCGGCTCCGCGTTGTTCCGGGAATGGTGTTCGCCCGGTATCGGGCCGGCGATCGAACCGAGGCCGGACCGTGACCGAATCGGGTGCTTGGAGACCTCATCTGTCACTCCAGTCCCGCTAGCATCGGGTGCAGAGTCGTTGACAGCTACCAGAAAGCCATCATGACCAGGCACTATTCGCCGTATTCGCGGACCCGGACCGAACGTGTGGACCGTCCGCGTGCCGACTACCCGGGCTACGGCGAACAGCCGAGCCACGAGCCGTACTCCGCCGCCGACCACCCGGGGTATCGGCATTACGCGGATGCCACAGTCGGTCAGGACACCTACCGCGGCCGCCAGGACCATCTCGGCTACGGCGAACAGCGCTACTCCGGCTACGGGCACCGGGATTCCGGAGCGACGACGGCCTACGAGCCCCATGAATCCGACGCGGACGACGAGGATTACGAAGACTACGAGGCATACGTCACGACCATCGACAGCCGGTGGAAGTGGATCGCCGGCGTCGCCGCGGGAATCCTGCTCGTGGCGGTGATCTGCACGGTGGTGATCCTCGGCGGCGGAGACAGCGGTTCGGTGTCGGCGACCGTCGCCGCCCCGACGCAGAGCCGGCCACCGGCCACCGCGGCCCCCCAGGACACGGCGGCCCCCGCGCCACCGCCTGTCGCATCGCTGGCACCCGAAACGGTCACAACCGTGACCCCGACCCCGCCACCGGCGCCCACGGCGAGTGCCGCGCCGGCGCCGGCCCCCGGTGCGGTCGCTCCCCCGCCGCCCGCGGCGGCCAACCCCCGCACGATCACCTACACCGTCACCGGCAACCGTCAGCTCATCGACCTGGTGACCGTGATCTACACCGACCAGCAGGGCGCCCTGCAGACCGAGGTCAACGTCGCGCTGCCGTGGTCCAAAACCGTGGTGCTCGATCCCGGCGTGGAACTGAAGTCGGTCACCGCGACCAGCGTCGGCGGGCAACTGAACTGCGCGATCACCGACGCCGCCGGCACGGCGCTGGTGGCGCAGAACGACAACTCGATGCTCGCCACCTGCACTCAGTAGCCCTCAGGCCAGCCCGAGCTCCTGCATCCGGGAGTGGTGGGTCCGCTGCAACCCGTCGAAGAACTCAGCCATCTGCGGCAGCCCCTCCCCCCCGGACATCACGAGGTCGACGAGTTCGTCGTGATCGGCGAGCACGTACTGCGCCTGCGTGATGGCCTCACCGAGTAGCCGCCGCGACCACAACGCCAGCCGGTGCCGTTGCCGGTCGCTGGCGGTGACGGCGGCGCGCACCTCGGCGACCACGAACTGCGAATGCCCGGTTTCGGCCAGCACGCCGCGCACCACCGCAGCCACCTCCTCGGGCAGGGCGTCGGCGATCTCGGAGTAGAAATCGGCCGCCAGAGCGTCGCCGACATATGTCTTCACCAGCGCTTCGAGCCACGTGCTCGGCGTCGTGAGCCGGTGGTAGTTCTCCAGTGCGGAGGCGTATTTCGTCATCGCGGGCACGATGTCGACTCCGCGGCGCTCCATGGCGTCCCGCAGCAACTCGTAGTGGTTCATCTCGGCGGCCGCCATGCTGGCCATGTTGATCCGGCCCCGCAGGTTGGGCGCCATGCGCGCTTCCTCGGTCAGCCGGTAGAACGCCGCCACCTCGCCGTAGGCGAGCAGTGCGAACAGCTCGTCGACGCCGGGATGGTGGGCCTGGACCCCCGCCCCGGCCCGGCCCGCAATCTGCTCGTCGGAGGCCGTGGGCTGGGTCGAATTCATGGCCCAACTGTAGACGCCGGGCGTCGTCCAGACGCGCCGGCAAAGTCGGCCGGGGTAGTATGGGAGTCGGCGGTGGCTCATTCACGACCCGGGCCGCCTCCCAGGAAATGTGCGTGCACGCAGTCGGCCTGCCTTACCTATGAGGACCGGGCCCCGGTGCTACTTCGTCGAAACTCGTGCGCGCGTGAACAATCCGCGCTCCGAGGATCGACCCGAAAGGCACTGTCAAGACGCATGACCGAATCCACCGAAACTACTGAATCCACCGAAACTACTGAAATCACTGAGATCACCGAGATCGTCGAGGCCGAACCCGCCAAGATCTCCTTCGCCGACCTCGGCGTCCGCGAAGAGATCGTCCGGGCACTCGCCGAAGACGGCAAGGAACACCCCTTCGCCATCCAGGAACTGACCATGCCGATGGCGCTGGCGGGCGACGACCTCATCGGCCAGGCCCGGACCGGTATGGGCAAGACGCTGGCATTTGGTGTGCCGATGCTCCAGCGCATCACGACCGACCCCGACCGCGAACTGAGCGGCATCCCGCGCGCGCTCGTCGTCGTTCCCACCCGTGAGCTGTGTCTGCAGGTCTACGAGGACATCGCCGGCGCCGCCAAATACCTGCGAGCCGGTGACCGCAAGCTGTCCGTCACCTCCATTTACGGCGGGCGACCCTACGAGGCACAGATCGCAGCCCTGCAGAAGGGCGTCGACGTCGTGATCGGCACCCCCGGCCGACTGCTCGATCTCGCCCAGCAGGGCCACCTGAAGCTCGGCGGGCTGAGCATGCTGGTCCTCGACGAGGCCGACGAGATGCTCGACCTGGGCTTCCTGCCCGACATCGAGCGCATCTTGCGCCAGATCCCCGACGTTCGTCAGGCGATGCTGTTCTCGGCGACCATGCCGGACCCGATCATCACCCTTGCCCGAACGTTCATGACGCAGCCGACGCATATCCGTGCCGAGGCCCCGCAGTCGTCGCAGACCCATGACACCACCGAACAGTTCGCCTACCGCGCCCACGCGCTCGACAAGGTCGAGATGGTCAGCCGCATCCTGCAGGCCGACGGCCGCGGCGCGACGATGATCTTCACCCGCACCAAGCGCACCGCGCAGAAGGTGGCCGACGAGCTGGCCGAGCGCGGCTTCAAGGTCGGCGCTGTGCACGGTGACCTCGGTCAGATCGCCCGCGAGAAGGCCCTCAAATCCTTCCGCGCCGGCGAGGTCGACGTGCTGGTCGCCACCGACGTCGCCGCCCGGGGTATCGACATCGACGACATCACCCACGTCATCAACTTCCAGATCCCCGAAGACGAGCAGGCCTACGTCCACCGCATCGGCCGCACCGGCCGCGCCGGCAAGACCGGCATCGCGGTCACGCTCGTCGACTGGGACGAGCTGCCCCGCTGGTCGATGATCGACAAGGCACTCGGCCTGGACACGCCCGATCCCGCCGAGACCTACTCGAACTCCCCGCACCTCTACGAAGAGCTGAACATCCCCACCGACGCGGGCAGCTCCGTGGGCGAAGCGCGCACGAAGGCACCCGCCAAGCGTGCCGGCCGCACCGACCGCACTGAGCGCAGCGACCGCACCGACCGCTCTGAGCGCAGCGAGCGCGACGGTGACGACAAGCCGGCGCGCTCACGCTCCCGCAGCCGTCGCCGTACCCGCGCCGGCGAACCCGTCAGCGGACACGTCGAGGCATCGTCCGAGGCGTCTTCCGAGGAGCCGGCCGCCGAGGGTGCGGAGACCGACGCCGGCGATGAGGCCACCCAGGCCGCGCGTCGGCGCCGCCGTCGGCGTCCGCGCAAGGCCGCGTCCACGACCAACTGACCCGACGGTCACCATCGTCCGTGGTCAAACCGGAGCGCCGCACCCGCGGTGATGTGATGGCCGCCGTGGCGATCGCCGCAGTCATCGCGGTGGTCGCGGGGCTGGTCTGGTGGACCAGCGACGCCCGGGC
Above is a window of Mycolicibacterium baixiangningiae DNA encoding:
- a CDS encoding MmpS family transport accessory protein → MTRHYSPYSRTRTERVDRPRADYPGYGEQPSHEPYSAADHPGYRHYADATVGQDTYRGRQDHLGYGEQRYSGYGHRDSGATTAYEPHESDADDEDYEDYEAYVTTIDSRWKWIAGVAAGILLVAVICTVVILGGGDSGSVSATVAAPTQSRPPATAAPQDTAAPAPPPVASLAPETVTTVTPTPPPAPTASAAPAPAPGAVAPPPPAAANPRTITYTVTGNRQLIDLVTVIYTDQQGALQTEVNVALPWSKTVVLDPGVELKSVTATSVGGQLNCAITDAAGTALVAQNDNSMLATCTQ
- a CDS encoding TetR/AcrR family transcriptional regulator; translated protein: MSDLANAAERRGDKPASGSGSPKGSGGNNRRGNRLPRDERRGQLLIAASEVFVDRGYHAAGMDEIADRAGVSKPVLYQHFSSKLELYLAVLQRHVDNMVSGVRQALRTTTDNRQRLRAAVQAFFDFIEHDGQGYRLIFENDYTSEPQVSAQVKVATEACTDAVFDLISRDSGLEAHRARMIAVGLVAISVDCARYWLDAERPISKDDAVDGTVLFAWGGLSHVPLTRS
- a CDS encoding ferritin-like fold-containing protein; translated protein: MNSTQPTASDEQIAGRAGAGVQAHHPGVDELFALLAYGEVAAFYRLTEEARMAPNLRGRINMASMAAAEMNHYELLRDAMERRGVDIVPAMTKYASALENYHRLTTPSTWLEALVKTYVGDALAADFYSEIADALPEEVAAVVRGVLAETGHSQFVVAEVRAAVTASDRQRHRLALWSRRLLGEAITQAQYVLADHDELVDLVMSGGEGLPQMAEFFDGLQRTHHSRMQELGLA
- a CDS encoding DEAD/DEAH box helicase, yielding MTESTETTESTETTEITEITEIVEAEPAKISFADLGVREEIVRALAEDGKEHPFAIQELTMPMALAGDDLIGQARTGMGKTLAFGVPMLQRITTDPDRELSGIPRALVVVPTRELCLQVYEDIAGAAKYLRAGDRKLSVTSIYGGRPYEAQIAALQKGVDVVIGTPGRLLDLAQQGHLKLGGLSMLVLDEADEMLDLGFLPDIERILRQIPDVRQAMLFSATMPDPIITLARTFMTQPTHIRAEAPQSSQTHDTTEQFAYRAHALDKVEMVSRILQADGRGATMIFTRTKRTAQKVADELAERGFKVGAVHGDLGQIAREKALKSFRAGEVDVLVATDVAARGIDIDDITHVINFQIPEDEQAYVHRIGRTGRAGKTGIAVTLVDWDELPRWSMIDKALGLDTPDPAETYSNSPHLYEELNIPTDAGSSVGEARTKAPAKRAGRTDRTERSDRTDRSERSERDGDDKPARSRSRSRRRTRAGEPVSGHVEASSEASSEEPAAEGAETDAGDEATQAARRRRRRRPRKAASTTN
- a CDS encoding DUF3107 domain-containing protein yields the protein MEVKIGVSDSPRELVLNSAQTPSEVEKVVTDALTEGAGSVLALSDEKGRRYLVQSSRIAYVEIGAADVRRVGFGVVGAEVIKNG